A part of Phoenix dactylifera cultivar Barhee BC4 chromosome 2, palm_55x_up_171113_PBpolish2nd_filt_p, whole genome shotgun sequence genomic DNA contains:
- the LOC103723246 gene encoding uncharacterized protein LOC103723246 isoform X2, whose amino-acid sequence MPVKVLFNFMSRLRNVVMATGLLAFAAAGLSFPFFFVTSKNKPIIDSSKPLPPQATFRGPYVNTGSRDVGPDSSTYPKV is encoded by the exons atgccTGTGAAAG TTTTGTTTAATTTCATGTCCCGGTTACGTAATGTAGTGATGGCAACAGGCTTATTAGCCTTTGCAGCTGCTGGCTTATCATTTCCATTCTTCTTCGT gaCATCGAAAAATAAACCTATAATCGATTCATCAAAGCCTCTGCCACCGCAGGCTACTTTTCGAGGGCCGTATGTGAACACTGGATCTCGTGATGTTGGGCCAGACTCTTCCACCTATCCAAAAGTATAA
- the LOC103723248 gene encoding cyclin-dependent kinases regulatory subunit 1-like, whose protein sequence is MGQIQYSEKYFDDTYEYRHVVLPPEVAKLLPKNRLLSENEWRAIGVQQSRGWVHYAIHRPEPHIMLFRRPLNYQQQQENQGAAAQMLHK, encoded by the exons ATGGGCCAGATCCAGTACTCGGAGAAGTACTTTGACGATACCTATGAATACAG GCACGTGGTTCTCCCTCCGGAAGTGGCGAAGTTGCTCCCCAAGAACCGCCTCCTCTCCGAG AACGAGTGGCGGGCAATCGGCGTGCAGCAGAGCCGGGGGTGGGTGCACTACGCGATCCACCGCCCGGAGCCGCACATCATGCTCTTCCGGAGGCCCCTCAACTACCAGCAGCAACAGGAGAACCAGGGTGCCGCCGCCCAGATGCTCCATAAGTGA
- the LOC103723246 gene encoding uncharacterized protein LOC103723246 isoform X1 gives MNLPLCSASLRVRFSVLTSPVVPLGFHPSLPPFSPGFSVLFNFMSRLRNVVMATGLLAFAAAGLSFPFFFVTSKNKPIIDSSKPLPPQATFRGPYVNTGSRDVGPDSSTYPKV, from the exons ATGAACCTCCCCCTTTGTTCGGCCTCTCTCCGGGTTCGCTTCTCAGTTCTCACTTCACCCGTTGTCCCTTTAGGGTTtcacccctccctccctcccttctcGCCCGGATTCTCAG TTTTGTTTAATTTCATGTCCCGGTTACGTAATGTAGTGATGGCAACAGGCTTATTAGCCTTTGCAGCTGCTGGCTTATCATTTCCATTCTTCTTCGT gaCATCGAAAAATAAACCTATAATCGATTCATCAAAGCCTCTGCCACCGCAGGCTACTTTTCGAGGGCCGTATGTGAACACTGGATCTCGTGATGTTGGGCCAGACTCTTCCACCTATCCAAAAGTATAA